aACATACAAATGTAGTAGAAGACGACATTGGtatcgtttccacaaaaatttgtcgatcgtgttgttTGCTTCATGGTATTCTTCACGATGGAAAGCACGCTGAAACAGTAGAAtgcacttaccgaaagcgtctgAAGTTTCATCTTGActcgctcttacagcaagccaatgaacatttctccagtttcttttatggtgtgtaagactaaagtttttgtttctcgaacactttcaacccgccattttgaGTCAATCATTTATTTCCTACTGTTtactgtttccgtttaaactcaagcatgcgcaataagaccggaaACCTACATATTCTGGGAAAAAGGCGTCCATTATCctggcgctcacccgctgacaaAAAAGCcagaggactctgggtacgagattgataAGCTCCGCTTGCGCGGAGCACcatgattaagaaaatatggtaactcatcgctgcgagaaattttggtttgagcTATGACGTCGTCATGCGACCGTTTGTCCGTACGTCCCCACGTTGGTACGtatgtccacccctccatgtatgccaaagtgaccagtatcatgtgactaTTTCACggactcaagtttagagcttgGCGTAAAAATGACCGCCTCAGTGAGTTTTTGCCCATCTAAGTCCAAAGCGTAACTCCCTATGCGCaaaaaacaatcgcctttgtTTGTCGTCATGAAGAAATGACAGGTGTGGATACATACAActtaaaaaattctaaaaaattCAAGGATTTTTCTTTATTAGCCAAATCTGGTGGAAATATTGgttaaatgaattaaaaaacttctttttcaaatttttgtaccagaacaatatttttgcaaatttttgtaCCTTTACGGTTATCTTTctgaaattgttttgttttttttttttttttttactgaaaagcCTATTTTATAACCACATTGCTataaatgattaagttcagaTTAAGTTCAGATTAAGTTAATTAGTTTCATAGATCTCaaggacccatgttttcaaccgaatgcaaataagataaataattcgggagctccgcttttaggcttggctaaaccTCTatgattagggagcttaagcatgcgcattTGAAGAcaactgaaaaggaaaaaaaaagtcactttcGGTTACCGCCTGCGTCTagaaaacgcgcgtgcttaagctccctatggATCGTTTTTACTTGaagtcatcattttctaaaatccaaaactaaagagccacgaaagtttttatcctcatcaggcataagagtcGGTAAATTTATAtctatttgcaattttaaagctcaatagcgtgcttcctaaattggaaaccagagcattttgaatttcttagTTATGGCTTTGCGTGACatgaggcgacgatcgagtttgtTGAGAAGTATATACTTATCCCATGagtttgagcctttttagaagttaaagcattaggaaaagtgcttaggtaaatagctttttgttcagtacagatgatcacttgcctagatagccaaagtaagtaacagatgttgacactattttcaagccgccatattggtgcaccacagatgtgcaccaacatggcgttttcatactgggctctgtaaatttctgcgacaCATTTCTACGAATTTCTGAAGTTTGGgtaaacgcacaggcctaaaacttggagaagcgtcttcttcatttatcttctacaacatcacgacttcttcactttttccactggatggttttcgatttatttttttattgcgtgacagtgaaaacgatctattgaaTATGTAGTTTGTAACACTTCGCTAGAACAGAACTTTAAAGGGGCtttgtcacgcaaaatgatgtcaTTTGATAACGCCCAAAccgcccaaaaagtagaatgaaacatcgcaataaccacttaaaactgtggaacaacataaaagaaatacagcaagaggaaagagaagcatggacaGACGCCGTAgtggacaagattgaaaaggattgcatttgggtaatcttggaAAATCGAATTTCTCCtcaacaccctaaaataatgtgacatagcccctttaagtgcaTCCATGCAATTAGACCTTTAGCTGATCATTTAGGCGAAAAAGATATTCATTTTCGCGAAGTGTAGAATCAATAAGGCGAATATACATTCTATAACACCAAGAAGCACTTCATTAAAGCCACGGAACATTCAAGAGCGCAATTTGCATGTTAATAAACGTTCAATAGTGTCATCAATGAACAAACAAGAGCGTCTATCGACAATCAAGGACGCCAAGTGGACATCTAAACACGCGCAATTGACAACCAGTAACACCAAAAGAAAATCATCAACATCTTCTGACAATCGTAAGTAAAAAGAGACATTCACTAAGTCAATTAGCATAGAGCGGCACAATCAATGGCGTCAAGAGACAATCATTTATTGAAAAGTTACATTCAATCTCGCGAATCGTTACACATTTTTGTAATAATGACAAACaataaagggaaacaaaacttcaaaattgtTTCTTAGTTTAAGGCTATTATCCTTCGATTGCTTCATTATTGATGCATCTTGGTAAGTACGTGTGCATAAACCTGAACCACTGTCCACATTTGGCGACAGTGATGGTACCAATATTCCTCTGTAGTGCTTGAAGTAACAACTGCGTGCGGTAATTTCCCAAGGCAAGTCCTTGACGTCTGGCTTCAGCGCGGTTGTTCATCTGTACTTGAATTTCAGGAAGACTTATATCCGCCTTTATTGCAGCTTTCAATGCACTAACAGCTTGTTCAACAATATTGAGAAAGGGACTGTGAGGTGGCAATTTTCTTAATTCTGAATTAGGTCCGGGAATGGCAGGCTTCCTGTGGGCTGGCGCACCATCATAAATAAAAATCACGTGTTCATCAGGGTCGAGATTTAGCCTTGTCTGCGCgaaaaaatcatcaaatctTCGTCCATTTATGCCTCCGAGTATTGCTGAGTGAAAAACTAGACCACTAGTCGGTGAAATTGCCAATGCCACAGTCACATTTCTTCCTCGCTGACCACATACTTGACGATAGGCCCTCTCTCCTCTTAAAGCTCGTCCTTGACTTCGTGCGGTCCAAATATTGTAGCCACACTCGTCTATGAATACAGTGTGATTTACGCCTGCATGACCCATGAACCAGTTTCCATATTCTACTCGATTTTGTAGGACACCAGGGCGGTTTCTATCAGCCGGCAGAGGTCTTGCCAATTTCACTCGATATAACATTCCTTCGAGAGTTCCCGCTACGGTACGGTCGTGAATTACCGGCCTATGTGGAAGGCGTAGTCTCAATTCGCGATTCATCTCGGCAATTGTTATAAGGCAATTTTCATTGataatgtcatttacacagtcCCGCATGGCATCATCTACATTCAGCTATCCTTCCTTCTCGGACGTAGCGTGAAACTATACCTCTTGCAGTCGATCTGTTTACTCCTTTAGTTTCAGCAATCGCCAAATAATCTTCATGGACATCTTCAAAGGCGCGGACAATCCTTTCGCGTTGTTCCAGAGAGATTCGGTTTCTGAGTGGCATTCTTTGACTCTTGTacggtactgtacatgtacctgtattTCGCGGACAGCGTTACGTTCAAAGATATTCCTCCTAAAGATTGAACAACATCAAATTTAAATgataacctacatgtacaagtattGTACTTTCTTACCAATTGGccattgtttgttattttttgacaACTGGTCGTGAATTCACTAATGAACACttttttattcctattgaaCATACTCATCATTCCAATGATTGTTCGAATCGCGGGATGGAATGTTACTTTGCAATGAATAATTGTCTCTTGACGCCATTGATTGTGCCTCTCTATGCTAATTGTCTTATTGAATGTCTCTTTTTCACTTATGATTGTCGGAAGATGttattgattttcttttggtgtTATTGATTGTCAATTGCGCGCGTTTAAATGTCCACTTGGCGTCCTTGATTGTCGAAAGATGCTCTTGTTTGTTCGTTGACACTATTGAACGTTTATAAACGTGCAAATTGCGCTCTTAAATGTTCCGTGGCGCTAATGAAGTGCTTCTTGGTGTTATAGACGCCTTATTGATTCTACACTTCGCGAAAATGAATATCTTTTTCGCCTAAATGatcagcaaaaggtgtaataacGCACCCCTCCTCGCCCCCGCTTCAATGATGCGTTTACCGGTGGGGTTTTGCACTCGAAGCTATAAACGTCAACATTCCCTTTCCTTTTTACTACCAGTTTTGAATTCGGTTTCAGTCTCTCACTATACACGTTTCGCGCGAATTTCAAGATGTCAAACTGTTTTCCTCCTGAAATCTAGAGCTGTTTGATATTCGCAAATTTCCCGTGATCTTCTTCCGTTCGCTCATGTTTTCTGAAATAAAGGTCACGAGAAAGGATTATTGCCTTGTGCTGTGTTCTAATTACGAATAAAGTGGAATAACTACGGCTTTAGTTGGTTTGAGGGAGGATTATTTAGCGGTCGGTTAAGTGCGTGTTGATAACAGGCAACAGGTAAAGGCAGACAACAGTATAATAAAAATTAGTAATATAATTTCAGAAGAAATCGTTTTATTAATAAGGCCATCCCCTTCTCCGTTTAttgtcgtccgaccgacccaattatttgtcattaaaaaaaaaaaagtaacgacGTTTTCAtaccatttttatgtcgcataggagtttcCGTAGTTGATCCTTTTTGCCACGCTGACttgcaacaacatccaccaacgtttccgccatattgattttaggtcttgttgttttcctggctcggGCGCtcacagctatgatgctggggtaccaggtctccgattccgagacttcttatgatttttttattaggtttgttttttcaatccgaccgaccgacagacccaatatcaggaaacgcattcgacgctgaacgaaaaaaaaaagaggatggcCTAAAGGTAATTTGACTTAGTCGGGCTTTTCTTCTCttgaagtttttgaaattatcaaatgatcaaaaaattattttctttttttcttcagattttgaaagcgtgttcgcttaacacctaactggcaaaattttgagttttgagttttatccaaagggtgtttattttgagtgtaagttttggatttcacggtccgccattactcacgttctaaactgaccaattggacctcagagggttggatctagaggaaatgacgtcatttactcattagcttaaaatttcagcgtgtaaacgcaatttattattatatatgtAAAACACatgtttaaaagtctgaaagcccgaaactcccgtgctgcatattaattcagccgcgtacccacgcattgcatttttgaactagtgagtctttgacgtcattttctcctccagCCAGCTCTCTTAGTAAtagcggaccaataaataagaaaattccagttaaaataaatacttgtctttttaaatcagaacttaaaactttggtcagttagtgtttagttaacatagttttgaaatccaaagaaaaaaaagaattgtttttttggtcgtagtacctcGCTGAAGGTCCCAGCACAGGTGAAaaggatgaaatttggtacggacaggttgtttacactgcaaattttatccggagccgaacctttttttttcggggacccgtgccattttcactcgagccgtgccaaaaagtttctgtagtgtaaacctgGCTACTAGATATCTTCGTACTAGCGGCATTTCGGCTGAGTCATGGTTGAAGTATTAAAATCAAACTAATGTACCGACGAATAGCAGTATACACTCCTGGTTTACGATAAAATGCTCCTCAGGTAGTAGggtttttaaaacattttattgcTTTCCTCGATTCTTCAAACCTACAGCCTAACAATCATCCATATATGAACGCAATGGCAAATCTGTCAATCAAAAATCAGgcgataaaaataaaatgactaaGATAATAAAAAGGTTGACCTAGTGTCACACAATTTCCGTTCACTACAGTCAGTaagttattattactatcatcaTCCGAGCATTACTAGTATTACTAATTACTTGTCAGTTATTTCTCTACCACGTCAACGGAACTTTAATAGGTTTGCAGGGCAATTGACGGGTCTCGGCAGCTTTTTCTGGGTAGAGATCAGAGCTGCGAATAGGACGGCCAGCAATGAAACCACGATCTCCTAGTGTATCGTTTGGTATCTCAACAGAAGCACGCTTCAATACAGCAGGTATGTGGTAGGAAACTTTGCTTTTCGTGGCTGTTTCCTTTGcattttttctttccatttctttAATCTTCTTATTTTGGACAGCATTCACAATTTTGAGATTTTCAACTTCTTGAGACAAATTGCGAATCTCAGCTTTACAGTCCCCCAAAGACTTGAGAAGGCTTTGTTGCAGATCTTTCATTCCATCATAGTTAGCTATGATCCCATTGAGTTCTTGTTTGGTGTCAACCAATGCTGACCACGTCATCTCCAAGTGGTCATCCACGCTTGCATCTATGTGGTCAATCAGGTAAGCCCTCTTGTCCTACGAAGCGAAAACAATGATAGTGATTTACGATTATAATATTGCACTTACATGTGAGTGGCgtatttacaatacaatacatacttaatagACCACTCACGATAGGGGGTTTTCTGGGCCAAGGAAATACAATCaacaaaacgacagaacagaacaacaacaacaaaaacaactgttaagaattccaactgACCGGAGACAAACAAGTGGACCATCTTATTCTACAAGTGCATGAAgcggtagtttctaaagaaactgtggtgctgcgtcggtggggaagtagtatacaaaaatttggttttatcaacggggttgataatgtaaattggccaccgtacagagattctaatagctgacgtttcgagcgttagcccttcgtcagagcgaatcgaggaattatttTATAGTAgaataggagctacgctattggtggtaacatggcaacatgaaaaataggaatatattagttaaatgaaaagcgttcgttaataccgtgacgATTAAAGGTGTCaatttggaagatgtttttttgttccagattcttgcggctttccgtcatacctagatgtagggaaaggccgcagatagccatgtgttttttggggtgGTTAGGGAGAATAAattgacgagcgactggcttagatgcatatttgtcattcttctcaacatcgcgaaggtgttcgcggaatcggtcacctagtcgtctacctgtctcgccaatgtataatttattgcaaaaCGTACAGCTTATGCAATAAAtaacatttgcggaggtacatgtgaaacgatcggtgatctcaacagatcgcttaggtcccgatatcttgcttgtgttaacaatgaaaagactggttttgcatcgtgagcgcgcgcattcgaaggtgccgggttgctcgttagttttgctcgttagttttgagctccttaaccactcctaaaaacacatggctatcagcggcctttccctacatctaggtacaacggaaagccgcaagaatcctgaacaaaaattcatcttccaaatcggcacccttaatcctcacgatattaacaaacgcttttcatttaactaatgtatccTGTTTtccacgttgccatgttaccaccaatagcgtagctcctactctactataaaaactacccgtaacccacaattcctcgattcgctctgacgaagggctaacgctcgaaacgtcagcttttagaatctctgtacggtggccaatttacattatcaacttcgtTGATAAAACGAAAGTTTCATTTACAAGTGTAGCCtagaaattgaaccagggattaccagcaacaaattcaacgagtggtcaggaCGGGTCGTGAACCCGAATCTCAAGgtaagcgtcctaaccactgggccacactgcctccgatGTACAGAACCAAATCACACGAAGCACACGGGTGACAACACAAATACAAGATGCGAACGCAACGCAACAAAGTGATGTAACGACTAACTAGGCCCTGGGACATCACATCACAATATGCAGCATTTTTTTAACAGTAGCTCTTAGCAGCAGGTACTAGCAGCAGCAGCATCAGTTTCAATGGCAGAAATGAAGGCCTTAACCGGctgtagcagtagcagtagtagctcTAGAAGGGTAGCAGTATCACCAGCGGGAGCAGAAACTGTAGCAACAGGACAGGAAACGGTCGcattggcaataataataatagcagcACCAGCAGCAACAGTAGTAAAAGTAGTTGAACCACGAAATTTCTTATAGCGgagcgcgcgcgcggagcaccatggttaagaaaatatgtaacccatcgatgcgagaaattttggttttagcaatgacgtcatcatgcgaCCGTTCATACGTCCACGCCTCCATGTATACCAATGACCAGTGAAGGGTTTTATGTGGTTGGTATGTGCAAACATAATTGCTTTTTATGGACGTACTGTTCGAAATGACTTTTCAGGGAAGAACATCTGCTTAAGTATGGGAAAAATATCagggaaacaatttcaagcaattttagaaCGGCGGCTGGTAAATAACATCAAGGAATTGAGGTTAGCGACGGAGTTAAACGAGCCATTACTTTGAGCatatgttttttaaatgccacGAACTACTTCGTGGTCGCTTTTTTTTGTGTTGAAAATCATCAAATTAACCTCTCATGAATTTGAACAAtctatttatatttttttgccCATCGAAGTACGAAGCGTAATGCCACGTGCAAAACACAATCGCCTTTGTTTGTCGTCATGGAGAAGTGACAGGTGTTGACAAatatgattgaaaaaaaaataaataaataaaaattcacGGATTCTTCTTCTttagccaaatttggtggaaatattggttaactaaaaaaaacccttctttttcaacattttgtacCAGAACAATAATTCTTGGTTTTtatgctaatttttttttttattgaaaagccTATTTTATAACCTTTAAATTGAGATATTCTAAGCCATATTGCTATGACTAATTAAGTCCAGAAAAGTGAATCAGTTTCATAGGTCTTTCAaaacccatgttttcaaccgaaTGCAAATGAGGTAAataaaccgggagctccgcttataggcttggctaaatctatatatttaatGATACCCAATTCGTTTTCACGCTTCATTTCCGACAGAAAGACACCACTCGCGTTTCGGAACGCACGTTTCACATAAAATTTTTTACAGTTGCTTCCAAGGGAAAAGCCAAATGAAATGCTTATACCTTCAAAAAAAGCCTCTGTATTTTACACGCAGTGATTTGCTTAAGAGATTTGTCAGTACTTTCTCTAAGACTTTTGGTAAAGCCGGTATAACCCAGTCATAATACCTACCAGGAATGGACAACCAGCTTTGGTGTATGGGCATACAACAACTGTCTCAAGGCATTTCTCGGAAATATGATCAGCCATCTGAAACAATGATTTTAAGGTAAATAAAAGACCAAGTGAGCCGTTTACCATATCACCAGCTCAATTCCCTTTGACGACGACTGGTTACATTAAGAATAAGCAATGAGATGCTTCCAATTGAACCAGAGATTGTGCCATTCGTGTGATTTCAGTACTCTAATCGTTACGTGATCAGTAACATAAAGTTGCTGGATACAAAAAAAAGTTGCAAGATGATTATGCAAGACAGGTTTCATGAATTCTGAGACACCGCGAACTGAAAATCATTAAGCATTATTACTTGAGATCGCCGCGGGCGGGGAATAGATTTGTCGAGATTTGGGCCCACCTTTTCTCGCTCTCCACCATATTTAAGTTCTTCGTCCAAGTtttaagcaacaacaacaacaacaacaacaacatcaatttTGTGTCGGAAGAGACTGTTATTAGTCTCGTAGGCAATTTGTAAGcaatataaattaataataGCACAACTAGAAGTTTCCTTTTTCCTGTGGCTCGCGAAGCTCCAATTTCCTTtgaatttcttcttcttctcgtgATCCCCACTATTGTTAGTCCCAATAGTGTAATTTTAGGGTAGTGTAGTGTGGTTACCTCTCCTCTTGGTATCCCTTTTTGTCCACATTTGTTTTCGCAATCAAGTGGAAAACGCTTGCAGTAAGTGTCTTCGTGTTCCTGGAAAGAAATACTTTGTCATTTTCACccgtattttttatttttgttggctCTGTTTTTCAGTGGACACTCAACGTAAAACTTCACCTTAAGTTAACTACAAGACAAAGGAGACCATACCTGTTTTTGGATAAAATAGAACTCATCTTGGCAGTAGGTGCATGCGACAATCCTTTTTGGACATTCCTCATCAAGGTGAATCTGCAGTAATCGTCTTTGTACGCTGTCGTCACAACCAGAACACTGGGTGTCTTCATAAGGGCAGTCATTTTGATGCTCCTAAGGAAAACATTAATATTCATGATATTAAAGTTAATAAATTGTTCAGGTTACTTTATCATTACGGTTTGAAGCAATGTTTCAAAGCCGATAACGAGGGGTGGACTCGACTGTTCCCGCAACTGAAGCTTATCCTTCAAAACGAAGTACCCCTTTAGTctaggagcagtcgtggctcagttggctagttcGATCTtcggtgacttaaacgtctgtttcggctttcctctgatccgtgtagctatggctttaaatccccttaaaacggagcactaaCAGAGGGAgaggggtaaagggcgcaccgtcggcttccattgattcCAGcttcgtagctgaaggaactaccgacgttaaataaaaagttactttactttacttttttttacccTTGCATTACCTTTTTAATAGATTGTCCGATTTTCTAGTCTCGGATTTTGGGACAATACACAGTGGGCCCCGCCTCACATCACTTGTATGGAAACCAACCCACATAATGAAGAGCCTGATTTATCTTTTGATGTTGAGTGggagatactcggaaaaaaaccgAGTGGTCCTAAATTGCAGGAGTTggacctacgaccttccgattattaattcggatgctctaccactgagttACATGAGACTCGTGGGAACGAATAATaaaaaggtcgtgggttcgactcCTGTGAAAGAGCAAGGCCTAGCTCTCCAGcgagttctagtagctcaatgggtagacCGGTGTTatggaggtcgtaggttcgattcctgcctGGGACTCAGATATTTTAGGTGTTCCTTCGTCCGTTGCCAGGCATCTTGTGTTCTAAGGAGACGTAAGATTAGTGTTTCTCATTCTAAACAGCAGGCTAGCAAACTTTCTCAACGGAGTCAGTTGCAAAGCGCTATTGTGGCCTCCAGAAAATGGCGCTATGATAAATGTGAGTTACATTTTTCCGCGGTTACGTCTTCGGTCGATACGATGGGTGAATATGAAGGCTGGATGCATGGATTAGGACCTCAAAGTCCTTGCTATGGCTACACTAAAGCATCGATCAAAGAGTGTGGTTCTGGTATGGGGCTTATTTGCGCGCGGAAACTGGCAAATCTGTTTATACCTCAGCATGTCGGAGTTCACCGATCCAGTCACATCCCCTTGCACTCTGCTGGCACTTTACGCGAAGGGATAAAATATCCCTTGTCCAAGCTTTGTCAGTGAAGAACTACACGAAAGGTACAAAAAAGGTTAGTTAGATTGTCAGCATTAGATTGGTATCCCACTCACTTAAACGATCTTGGAAAGAGTTGCGAAACGCTCCGCTTCGACATCATGTAATTGCGGTTATTCCATGGAAACACGAGGGAAAACCGATTTGATCTGACCCCGGACTTGTCAATCTAGTCTGCGTAGCAAGAGCTCAAAGGGAAGCAAAGAGcattttctccccagtcctcttCCATTTCAGTCGCCCAGTACCCATCTCTATGAGACTAAGATGTGGTTTTAGACATCAAAATTGCTTTTGCAAGACAAAAGTACAACTGACAGTGAACTTGATTGACAATTGAAATTGATTGCTCCCGTTTAGCTCCTCGTCGCCAAAGGCGTCTTGCACTTAAATTCTCACGGTGGAAGGTATACTTTTAAATTTAAGAAGTTATAAGCTATAATTTCTTGTGAATTATATGGCTTGTTGCATGAAGAATTCGACTCCGAAAGTCCCACTGGATATCCAACAGCCGCCATTGCACAATGCCAATTGATTTCGTACGACGTcatgcttaaggacggtgccacctAATAGAAATAAAATTTCTTCCTGGGGTATGACCACGCAGAAACGTAGATCTTAGTTTGGGTTATTGGAATGTGAAATGAAAATAGggggtaactatgcatttttcggagataatcaggtttgttttttgtgaaagtGTACACTTAGAAATTTTTTGGTTAAAAACAATACTATACATacttaatagacctaatcggctaactcaatgttgtacccaattcaaaccctttgggaataaaacgttttgttccaggtatttccatatcatttaaatatgaatgctacattatcatgcaacaatacacaaagaatcttagtcctgggagatttgaattgggtacagcattgagttagccgattaggtctattggcCACTGCCCATATATAGGGGCTTTTCATAGCCAAATGAATCGCAATCACGAGAGaaaagaacattcaacaacaagttaagaatcccaaccggccggAGGCAAGCCAGTTTCcttgcagctgagaagttgaaccagggaccaccaggaacaaattcaacaagttgTC
The Montipora capricornis isolate CH-2021 chromosome 10, ASM3666992v2, whole genome shotgun sequence genome window above contains:
- the LOC138022425 gene encoding TNF receptor-associated factor 4-like isoform X1; translated protein: MPSHKTEMEYEDYIDLSSDYGEDSEEDGQFEEEDLYDDENEIQPRFGGYEYEFVDEVSQNQKCPVCLLPMRDAVQTSDCGHRFCRDCLQQIVRSDHPVCPNDRQEIEEEGGFFTDKAWTRDILSLRVKCQQSARGCDWIGELRHAEEHQNDCPYEDTQCSGCDDSVQRRLLQIHLDEECPKRIVACTYCQDEFYFIQKQEHEDTYCKRFPLDCENKCGQKGIPRGEMADHISEKCLETVVVCPYTKAGCPFLDKRAYLIDHIDASVDDHLEMTWSALVDTKQELNGIIANYDGMKDLQQSLLKSLGDCKAEIRNLSQEVENLKIVNAVQNKKIKEMERKNAKETATKSKVSYHIPAVLKRASVEIPNDTLGDRGFIAGRPIRSSDLYPEKAAETRQLPCKPIKVPLTW
- the LOC138022425 gene encoding TNF receptor-associated factor 6-like isoform X2, giving the protein MPSHKTEMEYEDYIDLSSDYGEDSEEDGQFEEEDLYDDENEIQPRFGGYEYEFVDEVSQNQKCPVCLLPMRDAVQTSDCGHRFCRDCLQQIVRSDHPVCPNDRQEIEEEGGFFTDKAWTRDILSLRVKCQQSARGCDWIGELRHAEEHQNDCPYEDTQCSGCDDSVQRRLLQIHLDEECPKRIVACTYCQDEFYFIQKQEHEDTYCKRFPLDCENKCGQKGIPRGEDKRAYLIDHIDASVDDHLEMTWSALVDTKQELNGIIANYDGMKDLQQSLLKSLGDCKAEIRNLSQEVENLKIVNAVQNKKIKEMERKNAKETATKSKVSYHIPAVLKRASVEIPNDTLGDRGFIAGRPIRSSDLYPEKAAETRQLPCKPIKVPLTW
- the LOC138021709 gene encoding uncharacterized protein, which codes for MLYRVKLARPLPADRNRPGVLQNRVEYGNWFMGHAGVNHTVFIDECGYNIWTARSQGRALRGERAYRQVCGQRGRNVTVALAISPTSGLVFHSAILGGINGRRFDDFFAQTRLNLDPDEHVIFIYDGAPAHRKPAIPGPNSELRKLPPHSPFLNIVEQAVSALKAAIKADISLPEIQVQMNNRAEARRQGLALGNYRTQLLLQALQRNIGTITVAKCGQWFRFMHTYLPRCINNEAIEG